From Candidatus Pedobacter colombiensis, one genomic window encodes:
- a CDS encoding SusC/RagA family TonB-linked outer membrane protein — protein sequence MRSLFTILTLVQISLSLMGLSAYAQGEYIVVKGRVTDESGTPLPGVTVTVKGTNLRESTNGAGNYTARVANKQAIIVFSYIGYTTQEIQVGDRTSINLRLVPNSNSLQEVVVTTALNMQRSAKSLGYSVATLDGSQVNSVQTPNIINALSGKIAGVDVGNIANGVAGTKRIVIRGGSSLTGNNQPLWVIDGVPINSESLGGPDASGGVDYGDGLTGINPDDVESISVLKGNAAAALYGSLASNGVILITTKKGKSIDGKTNIDISSSLLLDKLINTTDFQFVYGQSGTGDEPPATPEEAFSSSSWGAKFDGRPSMQFDGVVRPFTAVKDNYDRFFNTGSTITNTVGLSGSTTNHNYRVSVSDLRNKDIIPNADFTRTGVNTKSSSKFGNLNVDVNLNYTMEKANNRPFIGGNVSNLFYSLAYMPGSIDVETLKPGYGPDGKEFSYANSISNPYYVVNKVKQVDTKNRLIGSLSLKYDFTKWLYVRARATRDYYSAYRNRYIPDGNQFTSYPLGQLEEATTESIVTNYEGILGLSPIKVNKFGVNAFVGGNNLDRVRNIVNTSGNSFVVPGVYTFNNLSTKLPTTSKSRQKTNSLFGSIELSYNKYLYLTVTGRNDWFSTLPKENNNLFYPAASLSFVFSDAFKLPSAISFGKFRASSAQVSGDTGPYQLDLSYSLTQIAYGNNNLQYIGVTNIPNRKLQPLLSTDYEFGLEMDFLKSRLGLDVTYYHKQTKNDIVKTAVSRSTGFRTAILNVGELRNKGVEVLFKATPVKSDNFSWNLTTTFSTNKNMVVKLGDGVENASILLATAKSGEVIIQLEENKRYGGIYGYKYVRDANGKIVYNTQGYATYSTKNEFLANGVYDKMMGLSNTFTYKKFSLYTLVDAKWGASIYSETNALSYSNGKHKNTLIGREDGLVGDGVTSTGAVNAVVVPGKNTDVSTLPAGYGSISGYYQQMSHIAEEFIYDASFVKLRELSLSYKLPKPFINKLGIANATVSLVGRNLATLYKHKDLENVDPESSVASGNAQGIERLVYPVTRNFGLTIKLGL from the coding sequence ATGAGATCATTATTTACTATTTTAACATTAGTTCAAATTTCACTGTCCTTGATGGGGTTAAGTGCTTATGCACAAGGTGAATACATTGTTGTAAAGGGGCGGGTTACCGATGAGAGCGGAACGCCACTGCCTGGAGTAACAGTTACTGTTAAAGGCACCAATTTGCGGGAGAGTACCAACGGAGCTGGTAACTACACGGCAAGGGTCGCAAATAAACAAGCAATTATTGTTTTTTCCTACATAGGGTATACTACACAAGAAATACAAGTAGGCGACAGAACAAGTATTAACTTACGCTTGGTGCCAAACTCAAATAGTCTCCAGGAGGTTGTTGTTACTACGGCATTGAACATGCAGCGGAGTGCCAAGAGTCTGGGCTATTCGGTTGCAACATTGGATGGTAGCCAGGTAAATAGTGTGCAAACTCCAAATATCATCAATGCGCTGTCTGGAAAGATAGCTGGGGTAGATGTAGGAAACATTGCCAATGGCGTGGCTGGAACTAAAAGAATTGTTATCCGCGGTGGATCTTCACTAACAGGAAACAATCAACCGCTATGGGTAATTGATGGTGTTCCGATTAATTCAGAGAGCTTAGGTGGTCCTGATGCCTCAGGCGGTGTAGATTATGGTGATGGCCTGACTGGAATTAATCCGGATGATGTAGAGAGCATCAGCGTGTTGAAAGGAAATGCAGCGGCAGCACTGTATGGCTCATTGGCTTCAAATGGAGTGATCTTAATCACCACTAAAAAAGGAAAGTCAATAGATGGTAAAACAAATATTGATATCAGTTCTTCCTTATTATTAGATAAATTGATCAACACTACAGATTTTCAGTTTGTATATGGCCAGAGTGGTACGGGTGATGAACCACCTGCTACCCCAGAAGAAGCTTTTAGCTCATCAAGCTGGGGCGCTAAATTTGACGGAAGGCCATCTATGCAGTTTGATGGGGTAGTAAGGCCATTTACTGCGGTAAAAGATAATTATGATAGATTTTTTAATACAGGTAGTACCATCACAAATACTGTTGGCTTATCAGGAAGTACTACAAATCATAATTACAGAGTATCAGTATCTGATTTAAGAAATAAGGATATTATTCCAAATGCAGATTTTACCAGAACAGGTGTAAACACAAAATCATCTTCTAAGTTTGGGAACTTGAATGTAGATGTTAACTTGAATTACACCATGGAGAAAGCCAACAATAGGCCCTTTATTGGTGGTAATGTTTCGAACTTATTTTATTCGCTTGCTTATATGCCGGGAAGTATAGATGTAGAAACCTTAAAACCTGGTTATGGCCCAGATGGCAAGGAGTTTAGCTATGCAAATAGTATATCTAATCCTTACTATGTAGTGAATAAGGTTAAACAAGTCGATACAAAAAACAGGCTAATCGGATCCCTAAGTTTGAAATACGATTTTACTAAATGGTTGTATGTTAGAGCCAGAGCAACACGCGATTATTACTCGGCATACAGAAACAGGTATATTCCTGATGGTAATCAGTTTACCAGCTATCCTCTTGGTCAGCTTGAAGAGGCAACTACCGAAAGTATCGTGACTAACTATGAGGGTATTTTAGGGTTAAGCCCAATAAAAGTGAATAAATTCGGCGTAAATGCTTTCGTTGGAGGAAACAATTTAGATCGCGTTCGGAACATTGTCAATACTTCAGGAAATAGCTTTGTAGTACCAGGTGTTTATACATTCAACAACCTGTCCACTAAGCTGCCAACAACAAGCAAGAGCAGACAAAAAACAAACTCATTATTTGGAAGTATAGAGCTATCATACAATAAATACTTGTACCTAACAGTTACAGGGCGTAATGACTGGTTCTCTACTTTACCAAAAGAAAATAATAACTTATTTTATCCTGCAGCATCTCTTTCCTTTGTATTCTCTGATGCCTTTAAATTACCTTCTGCCATCTCATTTGGTAAGTTTAGAGCATCATCAGCACAAGTAAGTGGCGATACCGGACCTTACCAGCTGGATTTAAGTTATTCATTAACACAAATAGCTTATGGCAACAACAATCTTCAGTATATTGGCGTAACTAATATTCCAAACAGAAAACTACAGCCTCTTTTATCTACTGATTACGAGTTTGGGTTAGAAATGGACTTTTTGAAAAGCCGTTTAGGTTTGGATGTGACTTACTATCATAAACAAACTAAGAATGATATTGTGAAAACAGCTGTTTCCAGAAGTACCGGTTTCCGCACTGCAATTTTAAATGTTGGTGAGTTGAGAAATAAAGGGGTAGAAGTATTGTTTAAAGCAACACCTGTAAAAAGCGACAACTTTAGCTGGAATCTGACAACTACATTCTCTACCAATAAGAATATGGTTGTTAAATTGGGCGATGGTGTAGAAAATGCTTCCATTTTATTGGCAACAGCAAAAAGTGGAGAGGTGATTATACAATTAGAGGAGAATAAACGGTACGGCGGTATATACGGATATAAATATGTTCGGGATGCCAATGGTAAAATAGTATACAACACTCAGGGATATGCAACCTATTCAACTAAAAATGAGTTTCTAGCCAATGGAGTGTATGACAAGATGATGGGCTTAAGTAATACCTTCACCTACAAAAAATTTTCGCTGTACACCTTGGTTGATGCTAAATGGGGTGCATCTATTTATTCAGAAACCAATGCCTTATCTTATAGCAATGGTAAACATAAAAATACACTTATTGGAAGGGAAGATGGGCTTGTTGGCGATGGGGTAACTTCAACCGGTGCTGTTAATGCAGTTGTAGTTCCAGGTAAAAATACAGATGTAAGTACTTTACCAGCTGGTTATGGAAGTATATCTGGCTATTATCAGCAAATGTCCCACATTGCAGAAGAGTTCATTTATGATGCAAGCTTTGTTAAGCTTAGGGAATTATCTTTATCTTATAAACTACCAAAGCCTTTTATAAACAAATTAGGTATAGCCAATGCAACGGTTTCATTAGTTGGAAGAAATCTTGCAACGCTTTATAAGCATAAAGATCTGGAAAATGTTGATCCGGAAAGTAGTGTTGCGAGTGGCAATGCACAAGGTATAGAACGCCTGGTTTACCCGGTAACCAGAAACTTTGGTTTAACCATAAAACTAGGGCTATAG
- a CDS encoding SusD/RagB family nutrient-binding outer membrane lipoprotein gives MKTNIKKYSIYLITLLSATFSSCDKGFDDINKSVDFVSTPNLDYMLPDIELTMLDNTYYTLGDFVAPFVMHVTNRKAYSALIVPGGYHGYHFEWTYGNPLVGVVDLIERSKNDPTKVNYYNIGRIIKVYLAHQLTDLYGDIPYFEGGRGYLDRTFTPTYDPQEKIYQDMFKELEEAIAGLDDTKPRPVQSDIVYNGVNLKWKKFANSLMLRLGLRIMKADAVNGKKWIDKAIAGGLMTSNDDNFIVKYLPNSSTGGTTNPTSNGQAHIFIRYPDNYRLTSQFINVLKDRSDPRLSVYAMLPASRTVYTPGSKNPAVQKGWPAFGDRAEEAPYASIPSANRLNYSVSNNTTFGRYDAPYIHLSYAQVQFQLAECVVRGIITSSTSAKTYYETGVRMAMDQLKIYGAEGVISGTQATAYLTLNPYNPTSTEEALNLINTQYWIETHYNWYETFANMRRSGYPKLYEALAPVSLQPSNLGAILPRRLTYQPDEVATNPKLQEALQRQGPDLTTTRMWWDKP, from the coding sequence ATGAAAACAAATATTAAAAAATATAGCATTTATCTCATCACTTTGCTTTCCGCAACCTTCTCTTCTTGCGACAAAGGGTTTGATGATATCAATAAAAGTGTTGATTTTGTTTCAACACCCAATCTTGATTATATGCTGCCAGACATTGAACTTACAATGCTGGACAATACCTATTATACCCTGGGGGATTTTGTGGCACCTTTCGTGATGCACGTGACCAATCGTAAGGCTTATTCTGCATTGATTGTTCCTGGAGGTTATCACGGCTATCATTTTGAGTGGACCTATGGCAACCCGTTGGTAGGTGTTGTTGATTTAATTGAACGTAGTAAGAATGACCCCACTAAAGTAAATTACTACAATATTGGAAGGATTATAAAGGTATACCTGGCACATCAGCTAACAGATCTTTATGGTGATATTCCATATTTTGAAGGAGGAAGGGGTTATTTAGATAGAACTTTCACGCCTACTTACGACCCTCAGGAAAAGATATATCAGGATATGTTTAAGGAATTGGAGGAAGCAATAGCGGGATTGGATGATACCAAACCAAGGCCGGTTCAATCCGATATCGTGTATAATGGAGTTAACCTGAAATGGAAAAAATTTGCAAATAGCTTGATGTTGAGGTTAGGCCTGAGAATCATGAAGGCGGATGCGGTGAACGGAAAAAAGTGGATTGATAAAGCTATTGCAGGTGGACTTATGACCAGTAATGATGATAATTTTATAGTGAAATACCTACCTAACTCTTCAACGGGTGGAACAACAAATCCAACTTCAAATGGACAAGCACATATTTTTATAAGATATCCGGATAATTATAGGCTGACCTCACAGTTTATCAATGTTTTGAAAGATCGTAGTGATCCCCGTCTTTCTGTTTATGCGATGTTACCGGCCTCAAGAACGGTTTATACTCCAGGAAGTAAAAATCCAGCTGTGCAAAAAGGCTGGCCGGCTTTTGGCGACAGAGCAGAGGAAGCTCCGTATGCTAGTATTCCATCAGCTAACAGGTTAAATTATTCGGTATCTAATAATACTACTTTTGGTAGATATGATGCTCCATATATTCACTTAAGCTATGCGCAGGTGCAGTTTCAACTTGCAGAATGTGTGGTTAGAGGAATCATAACAAGCAGCACCAGTGCTAAAACCTATTATGAAACAGGTGTACGTATGGCAATGGATCAATTGAAAATTTATGGTGCGGAAGGAGTAATTAGTGGGACACAGGCAACTGCCTATTTGACATTGAATCCTTATAATCCGACAAGTACAGAAGAGGCTTTAAACTTAATTAATACCCAATATTGGATCGAAACACATTACAATTGGTATGAGACATTTGCCAATATGCGTAGAAGTGGTTACCCTAAGTTATATGAAGCTTTAGCTCCGGTATCATTGCAGCCAAGTAATTTAGGTGCTATCTTACCTCGAAGACTTACTTATCAACCTGATGAAGTAGCAACTAATCCTAAGTTACAGGAGGCGCTTCAAAGGCAAGGACCAGATCTTACTACTACGCGTATGTGGTGGGATAAACCATAA
- a CDS encoding metallophosphoesterase family protein has protein sequence MIRKVVYLLIVVLLPMACFSQTTTARRDAKRYGYRPGMVRGPYLQVATPTSMIVRWRTNELDAGFVRYGTEEGKLDRLAGNSSRTREHIVTLTDLKPYTKYYYLIEGFKDTLQYDQNNHFTTLPNVGEVHKYRIGVFGDCGTSSTNQLSTRDQFEKYLGNDQLTAWILLGDNAYSFGTDAEYQANFFNSYKDNLLKKSPLFPAPGNHDYRDEYYPAEIAQRSGEIAYYQNFTMPTKGECGGVPSHTPSFYSFDIGNIHFLSLDSQGSEDNGSRLFDTTGRQVRWVKEDLEANKNKEWVIAYWHHAPYSMGSHNSDTEKQMAKIRQNFIGILERYGVDLVLCGHSHSYERSKLMQGHYGLENTFSPEKHLLSTSAGFYNGTENSCPYVKDASGKGTVYVLSGSAGRVDGKQASFPHDAMPFSDVSIGGSCMLEIEDNRLDLKWICADGKIRDEFTMMKDVNKKTVIKVKQGQPVTLKASYIGKYAWKGINKSSRSIEVKPPVGITNYVVNDPYSCIQDTFEVHVTKN, from the coding sequence ATGATTAGAAAAGTAGTTTATTTATTGATCGTGGTTTTGTTGCCTATGGCTTGTTTTTCTCAGACCACAACAGCCAGAAGAGATGCAAAAAGATATGGTTACAGACCTGGCATGGTAAGAGGGCCATATCTACAGGTAGCTACCCCAACAAGTATGATTGTACGCTGGCGCACTAATGAGCTTGATGCAGGTTTTGTACGTTACGGAACGGAAGAGGGGAAGTTGGATCGTTTAGCTGGAAACAGTAGTCGTACTAGGGAACACATAGTAACCCTTACAGATCTTAAACCTTATACTAAATACTATTATTTAATTGAAGGATTTAAAGATACCTTACAATATGATCAAAACAACCATTTTACAACCTTACCAAATGTTGGCGAGGTTCATAAATATAGAATTGGTGTGTTTGGTGATTGTGGAACCAGTTCTACTAACCAATTAAGTACAAGAGATCAATTTGAGAAGTATCTGGGAAATGACCAATTAACAGCCTGGATATTACTAGGTGATAATGCATATTCCTTTGGCACGGATGCCGAATATCAGGCTAACTTTTTTAATTCTTATAAGGACAATCTACTTAAAAAGTCTCCTTTATTTCCGGCTCCGGGTAATCACGATTATAGAGATGAATATTATCCTGCTGAAATTGCACAACGTTCCGGCGAAATTGCCTATTACCAGAATTTTACTATGCCAACAAAAGGTGAATGTGGAGGAGTACCTTCTCATACACCTTCTTTTTATTCGTTTGATATTGGCAATATCCATTTTCTTTCTTTAGATTCACAAGGGTCGGAAGATAATGGTTCAAGGTTGTTCGATACTACCGGTCGTCAGGTCCGTTGGGTAAAAGAGGATCTTGAAGCGAATAAGAATAAAGAATGGGTTATTGCTTATTGGCATCATGCTCCATATTCTATGGGTTCTCATAATTCAGATACAGAAAAACAGATGGCAAAGATCAGACAGAATTTTATTGGCATTTTAGAACGTTATGGTGTTGATCTTGTTTTGTGTGGCCATAGTCATTCTTACGAACGGTCGAAGTTAATGCAAGGTCATTATGGTTTAGAGAATACCTTTTCTCCCGAAAAACATTTGCTCAGCACTTCCGCTGGTTTTTATAACGGTACCGAGAATTCATGTCCATATGTAAAAGATGCATCCGGTAAAGGAACTGTTTATGTACTCAGTGGTTCAGCAGGTAGGGTAGATGGTAAACAAGCTTCTTTTCCTCATGATGCAATGCCATTTTCTGATGTAAGTATCGGTGGTTCCTGTATGTTGGAAATAGAGGATAACAGGCTTGACCTGAAATGGATTTGTGCTGACGGTAAAATTCGCGATGAATTTACAATGATGAAAGACGTAAATAAAAAGACAGTCATTAAAGTGAAGCAGGGCCAGCCAGTTACCTTAAAAGCATCCTATATTGGAAAGTATGCCTGGAAAGGGATCAATAAAAGTTCGAGATCAATTGAGGTGAAACCTCCGGTGGGTATTACCAATTATGTAGTAAATGATCCTTACAGTTGTATTCAGGATACGTTTGAAGTTCATGTAACAAAGAATTAA
- a CDS encoding metallophosphoesterase family protein — MRRIVLLAGLLLVTSEIYSQNYSPPVPKGGEKFVNKPKLIRGPYLQAATDNSMVVRWRTDAATRSKVNYGLSPDKLDQSIEALPMVTEHEIKLKGLRPETRYYYTVGSLKDTLQSGADSYFSTLPVKGKEGVYRVGVFGDCGALSVNQAKVRDEFTKYLGNNDLNAWILLGDNAYNDGSDIEYQAKFFNIYKDRLLKNYPVFPSPGNHDYHDVDFGAEYAQNNHNTAYYQNFTMPVNGESGGEPSHNPAFYSFDIGNIHFISLDSYGKEENNYFLYDTLSPQVKWVKKDLIANKNKGWVVAFWHYPPYSKGTHDSDTDGIMTGLRENFIKILEQNGVDLIICGHSHVYERSKLMKGHYGKSSTFNAAIHNLSNSSGLNNGSTNSKPYIKQPGIDQGTVYVVSGSASYVGKPEPDFPHKAMYYSNATDAGAAILEVRGKRLEFKWICADGQIRDQFTMIKNAGK; from the coding sequence ATGAGAAGAATTGTTTTACTGGCCGGTTTATTGTTGGTAACATCCGAAATATATTCGCAGAATTATAGCCCGCCAGTACCTAAGGGGGGCGAAAAATTTGTTAATAAGCCCAAACTCATACGTGGACCTTACCTTCAGGCAGCAACAGACAACAGTATGGTGGTGCGCTGGCGTACAGATGCAGCCACAAGAAGCAAAGTGAATTATGGATTGAGTCCTGATAAGCTTGATCAATCAATTGAAGCTTTGCCCATGGTAACCGAACATGAAATAAAGCTAAAAGGATTGCGTCCGGAAACCCGCTATTATTATACCGTGGGCTCTTTAAAAGATACATTGCAATCAGGGGCAGACAGTTATTTCTCTACATTGCCGGTTAAAGGAAAGGAAGGAGTTTACCGGGTTGGGGTGTTCGGTGATTGTGGAGCTTTATCGGTTAACCAGGCTAAGGTTAGAGATGAGTTCACTAAATATTTAGGGAATAATGATCTCAATGCATGGATATTGCTTGGTGATAATGCTTATAATGATGGCAGCGATATAGAATACCAGGCAAAATTCTTTAATATTTATAAAGACAGACTTTTAAAAAATTACCCGGTATTCCCTTCCCCGGGTAACCATGATTATCATGATGTTGACTTCGGTGCAGAATACGCGCAAAACAATCACAATACGGCCTATTATCAAAACTTTACAATGCCTGTAAATGGCGAATCGGGAGGCGAGCCTTCTCATAATCCCGCATTTTACTCATTTGATATTGGGAATATTCATTTTATATCTCTCGATTCTTATGGAAAGGAGGAAAATAATTATTTTTTGTATGATACTTTGAGTCCACAGGTAAAATGGGTTAAAAAGGATCTTATAGCAAACAAAAACAAAGGTTGGGTAGTCGCTTTTTGGCACTATCCACCATATAGTAAAGGAACTCACGATTCTGATACTGATGGAATCATGACCGGCTTACGCGAAAATTTCATTAAAATACTTGAACAAAATGGGGTTGATCTGATCATCTGTGGACATAGTCATGTATATGAACGCTCCAAACTTATGAAAGGGCATTATGGCAAGTCATCAACATTTAATGCAGCAATACACAATTTGAGTAATTCTTCAGGATTGAATAATGGCAGTACAAACTCTAAACCATATATAAAACAACCTGGAATTGATCAGGGTACGGTATATGTTGTGAGCGGTTCTGCCAGCTACGTGGGAAAACCAGAGCCTGATTTCCCACATAAGGCTATGTATTATTCAAACGCGACCGATGCAGGTGCAGCTATTCTTGAAGTACGTGGTAAGCGTTTGGAATTCAAATGGATTTGCGCGGATGGGCAAATACGAGATCAATTTACAATGATAAAAAATGCTGGAAAGTAG
- a CDS encoding cytochrome c peroxidase yields the protein MKKFLVLLSLSFCVIILGLINPSHDERNIGVDTTLDYFREHAIRFASSTANLQDAINNIAKDDPQSIVKAKEALKACRLQYKSIEFFLDYFFKSTSIIYNAPPNYELEEPFMEYREPSGLQMIESILFDDDPAAHQKELMEQIYLIHSSAKDLNSLLYNLDINDSKVLESTRLGLIGVMTLSITGFDAPELKTGIIESAQVLTTLKTVLTPFLQEKNEYADSVNYYLDKTLNFLEKSNEFDAFNRLDFLTQAALPLQDKLGLFISKSGKEYNATGILNYKARNLFSADALHITPLAASKEITELGKRLFFEKALSGNGSRSCASCHQEDKYFTDALPKSLALDGKTSVQRNAPTLLYVAYQHSQFWDGRAKNLNEQIMEVLKNPVEMDGDYDVIIQRMKASAFYEHAFKKAFSTEIESVNIHNLSFAISAFLQALAPFNSAFDQYLRGNHKAMNQQQIRGFNLFMGKAQCGTCHFAPVFNGLTPPLFDRTDVEVLGTTKDSNFKQAKLDADSGKYSTYPIIYFKSAFKTPTVRNIAKTGPYMHNGAFETLEQVLEFYNKGGGAGLGLDVPTQTLSAKPLNLTDKEMKDVIEFLKSLTDPYASFAKK from the coding sequence ATGAAGAAGTTTTTGGTCTTGTTAAGTCTTAGTTTTTGTGTGATTATACTTGGGCTAATCAATCCTTCCCATGATGAACGTAATATTGGTGTAGATACAACACTGGATTATTTTAGGGAGCACGCGATACGATTTGCCAGTAGCACAGCCAATCTACAAGACGCAATCAATAACATAGCTAAAGATGATCCGCAAAGTATTGTTAAGGCCAAAGAAGCTTTAAAAGCCTGCAGACTTCAATACAAAAGCATCGAATTTTTTCTGGATTATTTCTTTAAAAGTACTTCAATTATCTATAATGCTCCCCCAAATTATGAATTGGAGGAACCATTTATGGAATACCGCGAGCCTAGTGGCTTGCAGATGATAGAAAGTATTTTGTTTGATGATGATCCTGCAGCTCATCAAAAAGAACTGATGGAGCAGATCTATCTCATCCATTCTTCTGCAAAAGATCTTAATTCGTTATTATATAATTTGGATATCAATGACAGCAAAGTATTGGAAAGTACAAGGTTGGGCCTTATAGGTGTAATGACATTAAGTATTACAGGATTTGATGCTCCTGAATTAAAAACAGGTATTATCGAATCAGCACAAGTTCTTACTACACTCAAGACAGTCTTAACTCCGTTTTTGCAGGAGAAAAATGAATATGCTGATAGCGTTAATTATTATTTGGATAAAACATTGAATTTCCTGGAGAAAAGCAATGAGTTTGATGCCTTTAACAGACTTGATTTTTTAACGCAGGCTGCATTGCCTCTACAGGATAAATTGGGTCTATTTATCAGTAAATCAGGGAAAGAATATAATGCCACCGGTATTTTAAATTATAAGGCCAGAAATCTCTTTAGTGCCGATGCCCTACATATTACCCCCCTTGCAGCCAGTAAGGAAATTACTGAACTCGGGAAAAGGTTATTTTTTGAAAAAGCTTTATCCGGTAATGGAAGTAGAAGCTGCGCAAGTTGTCATCAGGAAGATAAATATTTTACAGATGCCTTGCCTAAAAGTCTTGCCCTGGATGGTAAAACAAGTGTTCAGCGAAATGCACCCACCTTATTATACGTTGCTTATCAACATTCGCAGTTCTGGGATGGAAGAGCAAAAAATCTTAATGAACAGATCATGGAGGTGCTCAAAAACCCTGTAGAAATGGATGGGGATTATGATGTAATTATTCAGCGTATGAAAGCCTCAGCATTTTATGAACATGCCTTCAAAAAAGCATTCTCTACCGAAATAGAAAGTGTAAATATTCATAATCTTTCCTTCGCGATATCTGCTTTTTTGCAAGCACTTGCACCCTTCAATTCAGCCTTTGATCAATATTTACGGGGAAATCATAAAGCAATGAATCAACAACAGATTCGGGGATTTAATCTGTTTATGGGAAAAGCACAATGTGGTACCTGTCATTTTGCTCCTGTATTTAATGGCTTAACGCCACCCTTATTTGATAGAACTGATGTTGAAGTATTGGGTACAACAAAAGATAGCAACTTTAAACAAGCTAAGCTCGATGCAGATAGTGGTAAGTACAGTACTTATCCAATAATATACTTTAAAAGCGCATTTAAAACGCCTACGGTACGTAATATTGCCAAAACTGGCCCTTATATGCATAATGGTGCATTTGAAACCTTAGAACAGGTATTGGAATTTTATAATAAAGGCGGTGGTGCTGGCCTTGGACTGGATGTACCTACTCAAACACTTTCAGCGAAACCATTAAATTTAACGGATAAAGAGATGAAAGATGTCATTGAGTTCTTAAAATCATTAACAGATCCCTATGCATCATTCGCGAAAAAATGA